The proteins below are encoded in one region of Lactuca sativa cultivar Salinas chromosome 3, Lsat_Salinas_v11, whole genome shotgun sequence:
- the LOC111880262 gene encoding uncharacterized protein LOC111880262 — protein sequence MEQGSPPSLVLFNSHQSQEFQPHNDDYEDDEALSLCDLATSKHEVPKANHPEEQFSDDLEQDFDFGGAGNSLPENKMCSADELFFRGQILPLQHSVTLPSELTTEGRSFIRSISFSGSEPTSVVSSRSSSTRSNNSGTSGSGSTSGSEVTKIRNQFHSHPSPRPQIRTRNVHHSNPKTSSKWSFLQLGMMKPQEIGLEDLKNRSQRSHGSSRSISMNTKDQNQNNKKKKTQLALFGGCKCSSNAIENTVYSRIPMVKPTGLKEEETKSRISKESNVGRSKRFFV from the coding sequence ATGGAACAAGGTTCACCACCAAGCTTGGTTCTTTTTAATTCGCATCAAAGCCAAGAATTCCAACCCCATAACGACGACTACGAAGACGATGAAGCTTTATCTCTTTGTGATCTCGCCACCAGCAAACACGAAGTCCCGAAAGCTAACCATCCAGAAGAACAATTTTCCGACGATCTTGAACAAGATTTCGACTTCGGTGGCGCCGGAAACAGTTTGCCGGAAAATAAAATGTGCAGCGCCGACGAGCTTTTCTTCCGTGGTCAAATTCTGCCGTTACAGCATTCAGTCACTTTACCTTCTGAGTTAACAACCGAAGGCCGGAGCTTCATCCGCTCCATCTCATTTTCCGGATCCGAACCTACAAGTGTTGTTAGCAGCCGAAGCAGCAGCACTCGTAGTAATAATTCAGGAACCAGTGGGAGTGGTAGTACCTCAGGATCCGAAGTCACCAAAATTCGAAACCAGTTCCATTCCCACCCGAGTCCGAGGCCACAGATCCGAACCCGTAACGTTCATCACTCCAACCCGAAAACATCATCAAAGTGGAGCTTTTTACAGTTGGGTATGATGAAACCACAAGAAATCGGATTGGAGGATCTCAAGAATCGGAGCCAGAGAAGCCATGGGAGTAGCAGAAGCATCAGCATGAACACGAAGGATCAAAATCAgaataataagaagaagaagacgcAACTAGCGTTGTTTGGAGGGTGTAAATGTTCTTCAAATGCCATCGAAAACACAGTTTATTCGAGGATTCCGATGGTCAAACCAACAGGTTTGAAAGAAGAAGAGACCAAATCGCGAATTTCGAAAGAAAGTAACGTTGGAAGAAGTAAAagattttttgtttaa